Proteins found in one Sorghum bicolor cultivar BTx623 chromosome 1, Sorghum_bicolor_NCBIv3, whole genome shotgun sequence genomic segment:
- the LOC8067716 gene encoding nucleolin 2 produces MGKSNKKSSVGAAPAAVAVPEGKSVKKGKRNAEDEIEKAVSAKKQKTAPEKAVPVKKQPPPKKVESSDSEEDSSDSEVKVPVKKQPPPKKVESSSSEDSSDSEVEVPVKKQPPPKKVESSSSDSEEDSSDSEVEVKVQPKKVIQPKKGTQLAKQESSDDSSSESSDDEPSKKPVAGSKKPAASSSDSDDSSDSDDSSSDEEPAKKPTVLSKKPVTAVSNGSKQVKHDSSSSDSSSDEDEKPAANLKKPPVASLQKKTQESDSSDSDSDDDESEDDIPAKAPVVAKKKEASSDSSDSESEDEDNNAKTVQPVKAAAPKKKEESSGSSESDSESDSDSDEPEKPTVPGKRPLATNKKNEESSDESDGSSDESSDESDEEPPQKKSKETPVDTTQKSAHNEPKTPAKSQSQATGSKTIFVGNLAYSIEREQVKEFFEEAGEVVDIRLSTFDDGSFKGYGHVEFATAEAAQKALEFGGRDLMGRSLRIDLAVERGAYTPNSGKDNGSFRKSAQRSGNTVFIKGFDTSVGEDQIRSALEEHFRSCGDITRISIPKDYDTGASKGMAYMDFKDPDSLNKAYEMNGTYLGDYSLYVDEAKPRPDNNRDGGFSGGRGSRGRSDRGRGDRGRGRGFGGRGGRGDRGRGGRGTPFRQTAGTPSAGKKTTFGDDD; encoded by the exons ATGGGCAAGTCAAACAAGAAGTCCAGTGTTGGGGCTGCACCTGCTGCTGTCGCAGTTCCAGAGGGGAAATCTGTAAAGAAGG GGAAGAGGAATGCAGAAGATGAGATCGAGAAGGCCGTGAGTGCCAAGAAGCAAAAGACTGCACCTGAAAAGGCCGTGCCAGTTAAGAAGCAGCCCCCTCCAAAGAAAGTTGAGAGCAGCGACTCTGAGGAGGATTCTTCAGATTCTGAAGTGAAGGTGCCGGTTAAGAAGCAGCCCCCTCCAAAGAAAGTTGAGAGCAGCAGCTCTGAGGATTCTTCGGATTCTGAAGTGGAGGTGCCAGTTAAGAAGCAGCCCCCTCCAAAGAAAGTTGAGAGCAGCAGCTCTGACTCTGAGGAGGATTCTTCAGATTCTGAAGTGGAG GTTAAGGTGCAGCCAAAAAAGGTTATTCAACCAAAGAAAGGTACACAACTTGCTAAACAGGAGTCCAGTGATGACAGCAGCTCTGAGAGCTCAGATGAT GAACCTTCCAAAAAACCAGTTGCCGGTTCAAAGAAGCCAGCTGCCAGTAGTAGCGACAGTGATGACAGCAGTGACAGTGATGATAGcagttctgatgaggaacctgcAAAAAAACCCACTGTCCTTTCAAAGAAGCCTGTCACAGCAGTTAGTAATGGTTCAAAACAGGTTAAGCATGATAGCAGCAGCTCTGACAGTAGCTCAGATGAGGATGAA AAACCTGCTGCTAACCTAAAGAAGCCTCCAGTTGCCTCTCTGCAAAAGAAGACCCAAGAATCTGATAGCTCTGACAGTGAttctgatgatgatgaatcaGAAGAT GATATTCCTGCTAAAGCTCCAGTAGTGGCCAAGAAAAAGGAAGCATCCAGTGACAGTTCTGATTCTGAGTCTGAGGATGAG GATAATAATGCTAAAACAGTACAGCCTGTGAAGGCTGCTGCTCCTAAAAAGAAGGAAGAATCTAGTGGGAGCTCAGAATCTGACTCAGAGTCAGATTCTGATTCTGATGAA CCTGAAAAACCTACTGTGCCTGGGAAGAGGCCTCTAGCAACAAATAAGAAGAATGAAGAA tccaGCGACGAATCTGATGGCAGCTCTGATGAGAGTTCTGATGAAAGTGACGAGGAGCCACCACAAAAGAAGTCTAAG GAAACTCCTGTAGACACTACGCAAAAGTCAGCACATAATGAG CCCAAAACTCCTGCCAAAAGCCAAAGTCAGGCTACTGGTTCGAAGACTATTTTTGTTGGGAATTTAGCTTATAGTATAGAGCGTGAACAAGT TAAGGAATTTTTTGAGGAGGCTGGAGAAGTTGTAGATATTCGTTTGTCTACTTTTGATGATGGGAGTTTCAAGGGTTATGGACATGTTGAATTTGCTACTGCTGAAGCTGCTCAAAAG GCACTTGAATTTGGTGGTCGGGACCTGATGGGGCGTTCTCTAAGGATTGACCTGGCTGTCGAGAGGGGTGCATACACTCCTAACAGCGG GAAGGACAACGGTTCATTCAGGAAGTCTGCTCAAAGGTCAGGCAACACCGTGTTTATCAAGGGCTTTGACACGTCTGTTGGAGAGGACCAG ATCCGGAGTGCTCTCGAAGAACATTTTCGCTCATGTGGAGACATTACCCGTATTTCAATTCCGAAGGATTATGACACTGGTGCAAGCAAAGG AATGGCATACATGGATTTCAAGGACCCGGATTCCTTGAATAAAGCATATGAGATGAATGGAACCTACCTTGGTGACTACAGCTTGTATGTCGATGAGGCAAAGCCGAGACCTGATAACAACAGGGACGGTGGCTTCAGTGGTGGGCGTGGTAGCAGAGGGAGGAGTGACAGGGGGCGTGGTGACAGAGGCCGTGGGCGTGGATTTGGAGGCCGTGGTGGAAGGGGTGACAGAGGCCGTGGAGGCCGTGGCACGCCTTTCAGACAGACTGCTGGTACCCCTAGTGCAG GAAAGAAGACAACGTTTGGTGATGACGATTGA
- the LOC8076609 gene encoding cellulose synthase A catalytic subunit 7 [UDP-forming], which produces MDNDDKVRSADVKTCRVCADEVGTREDGQPFVACTECGFPVCRPCYEYERSEGTQCCPQCNTRYKRQKGSPRVEGDEDEGPEMDDFEEEFPVKSPNKPHEPVPFDVYSENGEQPAQKWRTGGHTLSSFTGSVAGKDLEAEREMEGSMEWKDRIDKWKTKQEKRGKLNHDDSDDDDDDDKNEDEYMLLAEARQPLWRKVPIPSSKINPYRIVIVLRLVVLCFFLKFRITTPAMDAVPLWLASVICELWFAFSWILDQLPKWAPVTRETYLDRLALRYDRDGEACRLSPIDFFVSTVDPLKEPPIITANTVLSILAVDYPVDRVSCYVSDDGASMLLFDTLSETAEFARRWVPFCKKFAVEPRAPEFYFSHKIDYLKDKVQPTFVKERRAMKREYEEFKVRINALVAKAQKKPEEGWVMQDGTPWPGNNTRDHPGMIQVYLGTQGALDVEGHELPRLVYVSREKRPGYNHHKKAGAMNALVRVSAVLTNAPFILNLDCDHYVNNSKAVREAMCFLMDPQLGKKLCYVQFPQRFDGIDRHDRYANRNVVFFDINMKGLDGIQGPVYVGTGCVFNRQALYGYDPPRPEKRPKMTCDCWPSWCCCCCCFGGGKRGKARKDKKGGADGGEEPRRGLLGFYRKRSKKDKLGGGGGSVAGSKKGGALYKKHQRAFELEEIEEGLEGYDELERSSLMSQKSFEKRFGQSPVFIASTLVEDGGLPQGAAADPAALIKEAIHVISCGYEEKTEWGKEIGWIYGSVTEDILTGFKMHCRGWKSVYCTPTRPAFKGSAPINLSDRLHQVLRWALGSVEIFMSRHCPLWYAYGGRLKWLERFAYTNTIVYPFTSIPLLAYCTIPAVCLLTGKFIIPTLNNLASIWFIALFLSIIATSVLELRWSGVSIEDWWRNEQFWVIGGVSAHLFAVFQGFLKVLGGVDTSFTVTSKAAGDEADAFGELYLFKWTTLLVPPTTLIIINMVGIVAGVSDAVNNGYGSWGPLFGKLFFSFWVIVHLYPFLKGLMGRQNRTPTIVVLWSILLASIFSLVWVRIDPFIPKAKGPILKPCGVEC; this is translated from the exons ATGGACAACGACGACAAGGTCCGGAGCGCCGACGTGAAGACGTGCCGCGTGTGCGCCGACGAGGTCGGGACGCGGGAGGACGGGCAGCCCTTCGTGGCGTGCACCGAGTGCGGCTTCCCCGTCTGCCGGCCGTGCTACGAGTACGAGCGCAGCGAGGGCACGCAGTGCTGCCCGCAGTGCAACACCCGCTACAAGCGCCAGAAAG GGTCCCCGAGGGTGGAAGGGGACGAGGACGAGGGCCCGGAGATGGACGACTTCGAGGAGGAGTTCCCCGTCAAGAGCCCCAACAAGCCTCACGAGCCCGTCCCGTTCGACGTCTACTCCGAGAACGGCGAGCAGCCGGCGCAGAAATGGCGGACGGGAGGCCACACGCTGTCGTCCTTCACCGGAAGCG TGGCCGGTAAGGACCTGGAGGCGGAGAGGGAGATGGAGGGCAGCATGGAGTGGAAGGACCGGATCGACAAGTGGAAGACCAAGCAGGAGAAGAGGGGCAAGCTGAACcacgacgacagcgacgacgacgacgacgacgacaagaaCGAGGACGAGTACATGCTGCTGGCCGAGGCCCGCCAGCCGCTGTGGCGCAAGGTCCCGATCCCGTCCAGCAAGATCAACCCGTACCGCATCGTCATCGTGCTCCGCCTTGTTGTCCTGTGCTTCTTCCTCAAGTTCCGGATCACGACGCCCGCCATGGACGCCGTGCCGCTGTGGCTGGCGTCCGTCATCTGCGAGCTCTGGTTCGCCTTCTCCTGGATCCTGGACCAGCTCCCCAAGTGGGCGCCCGTGACGCGGGAGACGTACCTGGACCGCCTCGCCCTGCGCTACGACCGCGACGGCGAGGCGTGCCGGCTGTCCCCGATCGACTTCTTCGTCAGCACGGTGGACCCGCTCAAGGAGCCCCCCATCATCACCGCCAACACCGTGCTGTCCATCCTCGCCGTCGACTACCCCGTCGACCGCGTCAGCTGCTACGTCTCCGACGACGGCGCCTCCATGCTCCTCTTCGACACGCTGTCCGAGACCGCCGAGTTCGCGCGCCGCTGGGTGCCCTTCTGCAAGAAGTTCGCCGTGGAGCCACGCGCGCCGGAGTTCTACTTCTCGCACAAGATCGACTACCTCAAGGACAAGGTGCAGCCGACGTTCGTCAAGGAGCGTCGCGCCATGAAGCGAGAGTACGAGGAGTTCAAGGTCCGGATCAACGCGCTGGTGGCCAAGGCGCAGAAGAAGCCCGAGGAAGGGTGGGTGATGCAGGACGGCACGCCGTGGCCCGGCAACAACACGCGCGACCACCCGGGCATGATCCAGGTGTACCTCGGCACCCAGGGCGCGCTGGACGTGGAAGGACACGAGCTGCCCCGGCTGGTGTACGTGTCCCGTGAGAAGCGGCCCGGGTACAACCACCACAAGAAGGCCGGCGCCATGAACGCGCTGGTGCGCGTCTCCGCCGTGCTCACCAACGCGCCCTTCATCCTCAACCTCGACTGCGACCACTACGTGAACAACAGCAAGGCCGTGCGCGAGGCCATGTGCTTCCTCATGGACCCGCAGCTGGGGAAGAAGCTCTGCTACGTGCAGTTCCCGCAGCGGTTCGACGGCATCGACAGGCACGACCGATACGCCAACCGGAACGTCGTCTTCTTCGACATCAACATGAAGGGGCTGGACGGCATCCAGGGCCCTGTGTACGTCGGCACGGGATGCGTCTTCAACCGCCAGGCACTGTACGGCTACGACCCGCCGAGGCCGGAGAAGAGGCCCAAGATGACGTGCGACTGCTGGCCGTcgtggtgctgctgctgctgctgcttcggcGGAGGGAAGCGCGGCAAGGCCAGGAAGGACAAGAAGGGCGGCGCCGACGGCGGCGAGGAGCCGCGCAGGGGCCTGCTCGGCTTCTACAGGAAGCGGAGCAAGAAGGAcaagctcggcggcggcggcgggtcggTGGCCGGCAGCAAGAAGGGCGGCGCGCTGTACAAGAAGCACCAGCGCGCGTTCGAGCTGGAGGAGATCGAGGAGGGCCTGGAGGGGTACGACGAGCTGGAGCGCTCCTCGCTCATGTCCCAGAAGAGCTTCGAGAAGCGGTTCGGCCAGTCGCCCGTGTTCATCGCCTCCACGCTCGTCGAGGACGGCGGTCTGCCGCagggcgccgccgccgacccCGCCGCGCTCATCAAGGAGGCCATCCACGTCATCAGCTGCGGGTACGAGGAGAAGACAGAGTGGGGCAAGGAG ATTGGGTGGATCTACGGGTCGGTGACGGAGGATATTCTGACGGGGTTCAAGATGCACTGCCGGGGATGGAAGTCGGTGTACTGCACGCCGACACGGCCGGCGTTCAAGGGGTCGGCGCCCATCAACCTGTCGGATCGTCTCCACCAGGTGCTGCGTTGGGCGCtggggtcggtggagatcttcatGAGCCGCCACTGCCCGCTCTGGTACGCCTACGGCGGGCGGCTCAAGTGGCTGGAGCGCTTCGCCTACACCAACACCATCGTCTACCCCTTCACCTCCATCCCGCTGCTCGCCTACTGCACCATCCCCGCCGTCTGCCTGCTCACCGGCAAGTTCATCATTCCCACG CTGAACAACCTTGCGAGCATCTGGTTCATCGCGCTGTTCCTGTCCATCATCGCGACGAGCGTGCTGGAGCTGCGGTGGAGCGGGGTGAGCATCGAGGACTGGTGGCGGAACGAGCAGTTCTGGGTGATCGGCGGCGTGTCGGCGCACCTGTTCGCCGTGTTCCAGGGCTTCCTCAAGGTGCTGGGCGGCGTGGACACCAGCTTCACCGTCACCTCCAAGGCGGCCGGCGACGAGGCGGACGCGTTCGGGGAGCTCTACCTCTTCAAGTGGACGACGCTGCTGGTGCCCCCGACGACgctcatcatcatcaacatgGTGGGCATCGTGGCGGGGGTCTCCGACGCCGTCAACAACGGGTACGGCTCGTGGGGGCCGCTGTTCGGCAagctcttcttctccttctggGTCATCGTCCACCTGTACCCGTTCCTCAAGGGCCTGATGGGGAGGCAGAACCGGACGCCCACCATCGTCGTGCTCTGGTCCATCCTCCTCGCCTCCATCTTCTCGCTCGTCTGGGTCAGGATCGACCCCTTCATCCCAAAGGCCAAGGGACCCATCCTCAAGCCATGCGGAGTCGAGTGCTGA
- the LOC8076610 gene encoding eukaryotic translation initiation factor produces MAEVEVPAAAVATTIPEAAEATEGGAAAEAKGPHKLHRQWTFWYDIQSKPKPGAAWGTSLKKAYTFDTVEEFWSLYDQIFRPSKLSGNADFHLFKAGVEPKWEDPECANGGKWTVPCNRKATFENMWLETLMALIGEQFDETEDICGIVASVRARGDKLALWTRTASNEAVQVNIGKKWKDVIDYNDKITYTFHDDSRREKPSRGGRYTV; encoded by the exons atGGCGGAGGTCGAGGTTCCAGCTGCTGCGGTCGCGACGACGATCCCTGAGGCGGCGGAGGCTACCGAGGGCGGAGCCGCTGCGGAGGCGAAGGGTCCGCACAAGCTGCACAGGCAGTGGACCTTCTGGTACGACATCCAGTCGAAGCCCAAGCCCGGCGCTGCGTGGGGCACCTCCCTCAAAAAGGCCTACACCTTCGACACCGTCGAGGAGTTTTGGAG CTTGTATGATCAGATTTTTCGTCCAAGCAAGTTGTCTGGGAATGCTGATTTTCATCTGTTCAAGGCTGGAGTAGAGCCAAAATGGGAAGACCCAGAGTGTGCAAATGGTGGCAAATGGACTGTCCCATGCAACAGAAAGGCAACCTTTGAGAACATGTGGCTTGAAACG TTGATGGCTCTTATTGGGGAGCAGTTTGATGAAACAGAGGacatttgtggaattgttgctAGTGTCCGTGCAAGAGGAGATAAGCTCGCATTATGGACTAGGACTGCCAGCAACGAAGCTGTCCAG GTGAACATTGGCAAGAAATGGAAGGATGTCATCGACTACAATGACAAGATCACCTACACTTTCCAT GACGACTCCAGAAGAGAGAAGCCGAGCAGGGGCGGACGGTACACCGTGTAA